The proteins below come from a single Roseiflexus sp. RS-1 genomic window:
- a CDS encoding cyclic-di-AMP receptor codes for MKLIIAVVQRQDAGDLIEALTAAGHRVTRISSEGGFLREGNVTLLIAAEDYQVDPILKIVREHCYTRTRYVSPLPPVAESGEFYPPTPVEVQVGGATVFVVRAADVRRLTPS; via the coding sequence ATGAAACTGATCATTGCCGTCGTTCAGCGGCAGGACGCGGGGGATCTGATCGAGGCGCTCACTGCTGCCGGTCATCGGGTGACGCGCATCAGCAGCGAGGGCGGCTTCTTGCGCGAGGGAAATGTGACACTGCTGATCGCCGCTGAGGATTATCAGGTCGATCCTATTCTGAAAATTGTGCGCGAGCACTGTTATACGCGGACGCGCTACGTGTCGCCGCTGCCGCCAGTTGCCGAGTCGGGCGAATTCTACCCGCCAACGCCGGTTGAGGTGCAGGTGGGCGGCGCGACGGTGTTTGTTGTGCGTGCCGCCGATGTGCGTCGCCTCACGCCGTCATAG
- a CDS encoding superoxide dismutase, with the protein MAFTLPPLPYDFSALEPHIDTMTMQIHHGKHHQAYVTNLNAALEGHPSLQNATIEEILSNINDVPESIRQAVINNGGGHHNHTLFWNIMGPNGGGEPTGALARAINDTFGSFAEFKAKIKDAGIKRFGSGWAWLVKDKDGKLHIYSTPNQDSPLMQGHIPILGVDVWEHAYYLKYQNRRPDYIDAWWNTVNWEAVAARFEQ; encoded by the coding sequence ATGGCTTTCACACTACCGCCGCTGCCGTATGATTTTTCGGCGCTGGAACCGCACATCGACACGATGACGATGCAGATCCATCACGGCAAGCACCATCAGGCGTATGTCACCAATCTCAACGCGGCGCTTGAAGGGCATCCATCGCTGCAAAACGCGACGATCGAGGAAATCCTGAGCAATATCAATGATGTGCCGGAAAGCATTCGTCAGGCGGTTATCAACAACGGTGGCGGGCATCATAATCACACGCTCTTCTGGAACATCATGGGTCCGAACGGCGGCGGTGAGCCGACCGGCGCACTGGCGCGCGCCATCAACGACACGTTTGGCAGTTTTGCCGAATTCAAGGCGAAGATCAAGGATGCAGGCATCAAGCGTTTTGGCAGTGGCTGGGCATGGCTGGTGAAGGATAAGGATGGCAAACTCCACATTTACAGCACGCCGAACCAGGATAGCCCGCTCATGCAGGGGCACATCCCGATCCTGGGTGTTGACGTATGGGAGCATGCGTATTACCTGAAGTACCAGAACCGCCGCCCCGACTATATCGACGCCTGGTGGAACACGGTCAATTGGGAAGCGGTTGCCGCACGTTTTGAACAGTAA
- a CDS encoding DsbA family protein, whose product MIDDSPRHNWRRHIYPLRLALLTLLLLLIAACGPEAPQATDPRPIATRQAIVVRPSPSDAERPRPSGVTPIPAPTSIPDDPPVSEPAPFDDPRAQGAPDAPITVVEFSDFQCPFCASFAREVRPLIEERYVRTGKVRLVYRDFPLMSIHPGALLAAHVANCAGEQGAFWQMHTRIFEGMTQREWSSGDANDFRTFLRYAEELELDAGAVQQCVESNRYGAQIQEDILAGQQAGVRSTPSFLINGQLLVGAQPFEVWEQIFERILSTQKP is encoded by the coding sequence ATGATCGATGACTCGCCACGCCACAACTGGCGCCGGCACATCTACCCGCTGCGTCTTGCGTTGCTGACGCTTCTGCTACTGCTCATTGCCGCGTGCGGTCCCGAAGCGCCTCAGGCGACCGATCCGCGTCCGATTGCCACCCGTCAGGCGATTGTGGTGCGTCCATCTCCATCCGACGCAGAGCGACCGCGTCCATCAGGCGTCACTCCAATCCCTGCTCCGACCTCCATACCTGACGATCCGCCGGTGTCGGAACCGGCGCCGTTCGACGACCCGCGCGCGCAGGGTGCGCCCGATGCGCCGATCACGGTGGTGGAATTCAGCGATTTTCAGTGTCCGTTCTGCGCGTCGTTTGCACGTGAGGTTCGACCGCTGATCGAAGAGCGGTATGTTCGCACTGGCAAGGTTCGGCTTGTCTACCGCGATTTCCCGCTGATGAGCATCCATCCGGGGGCGCTGCTCGCGGCGCATGTCGCCAACTGCGCCGGTGAACAGGGCGCGTTCTGGCAGATGCATACCCGAATTTTCGAGGGGATGACGCAGCGCGAGTGGTCGTCGGGAGACGCGAATGATTTTCGCACCTTCCTGCGGTATGCTGAGGAACTGGAACTCGATGCGGGCGCGGTGCAGCAGTGCGTCGAGAGTAATCGCTACGGCGCGCAGATCCAGGAAGACATCCTTGCAGGGCAGCAGGCAGGCGTTCGCAGTACGCCATCGTTCCTTATCAATGGTCAGTTGCTTGTGGGCGCACAGCCCTTCGAGGTCTGGGAACAGATCTTCGAGCGTATCCTGAGCACGCAAAAACCATGA
- the tmk gene encoding dTMP kinase: protein MSLFVTFEGPEGSGKSTQARLLYESLHARRFPVILTREPGGTRIGDLIRRIVLDLQHTEMAPTAEMLLFSAARAQLVSEVIRPYLEQGGIVLCDRYADSTFAYQGYGLGRDLAELRVITAAATGGLRPDITFYLDISAAEGLERKRRKGARSTGQRGANNDEWNRLDARELEYHQRVEAGYRELIAADPERWRVLDARQSIEALAEQIGAIVEPYLASITRLETVL from the coding sequence ATGAGCCTGTTTGTGACATTCGAGGGTCCTGAGGGAAGCGGGAAAAGCACGCAGGCGCGTCTGTTGTACGAATCGTTGCACGCGCGGCGCTTCCCGGTCATTCTCACACGGGAACCGGGCGGCACGCGGATCGGCGACCTGATCCGGCGGATTGTGCTCGATCTTCAGCATACCGAAATGGCGCCGACGGCCGAGATGTTGCTCTTCTCGGCGGCGCGGGCGCAACTGGTCAGTGAGGTTATTCGTCCGTATCTGGAGCAGGGCGGCATTGTGCTGTGCGACCGGTACGCCGATTCGACCTTTGCCTATCAGGGGTACGGTCTGGGGCGCGATCTGGCGGAATTGCGCGTGATTACAGCGGCTGCTACGGGCGGCTTGCGCCCCGATATAACGTTCTATCTCGACATCAGCGCCGCAGAGGGACTGGAACGCAAGCGTCGCAAAGGTGCGCGTTCAACCGGTCAGCGTGGCGCCAATAATGATGAGTGGAATCGTCTCGATGCGCGGGAACTGGAGTATCATCAACGGGTCGAAGCCGGCTATCGCGAGCTGATCGCCGCAGATCCAGAACGCTGGCGCGTGCTCGATGCACGGCAGTCGATCGAGGCGCTGGCGGAACAGATCGGCGCAATTGTCGAGCCGTATCTGGCATCGATCACGCGGTTAGAAACCGTGCTGTAG
- a CDS encoding zinc ribbon domain-containing protein, with product MDFRAIIANLAPVASVLAWMLLAYLILLWAASVLWTYRDIHSRSEDVAVQVLAVTLALVLPFGGVLLHLILRPRQTLAQKYERMLEEEYLRRNLEDPHVCPTCQRAVDPEFILCPHCQTALRRRCAACNRVVDLTWSVCPYCGDDGAGSLPRPSHRQRVETERMNLYDR from the coding sequence TTGGATTTTCGCGCGATCATTGCCAACCTGGCGCCGGTGGCATCGGTGCTGGCATGGATGTTGCTCGCCTATCTGATCCTGCTCTGGGCGGCGTCGGTGCTGTGGACGTACCGCGATATCCATAGTCGGAGCGAGGATGTGGCGGTGCAGGTGCTCGCGGTGACGCTGGCGCTCGTGCTTCCATTTGGTGGTGTGCTGCTCCACCTGATTCTTCGTCCCCGTCAGACGCTGGCGCAAAAGTATGAGCGTATGCTCGAGGAAGAGTATCTGCGCCGCAATCTGGAAGATCCCCACGTCTGCCCGACCTGTCAGCGAGCAGTCGATCCGGAGTTCATCCTGTGCCCGCATTGCCAGACGGCGCTGCGCCGGCGTTGCGCTGCATGTAACCGGGTTGTCGATCTGACCTGGAGCGTGTGCCCCTACTGCGGTGATGACGGCGCTGGCTCGCTGCCGCGCCCCTCCCATCGTCAGCGGGTCGAAACGGAGCGAATGAACCTGTATGATCGATGA
- a CDS encoding Rossmann-like and DUF2520 domain-containing protein gives MNALITIGFIGVGRAGGALAAAFHSAGYRVVALHSRSIERATELAHQIGAAVVETPVAVAHAADLVFLTVSDAAVTPVCRMIAATGGWRAGQGVVHCSGAFGREALVDAAASGAWIGGFHPLQTLAGAKTATRLRGAYIAIDADPPLATILHALAHAIGAIPFDLDARHRALYHAAAVMVANYTVALYACGTALLENIGLPEEVRAHALLPLLRGAVESLENAPPDVALTGPIVRGDDGTIARHIAALATHMPSLLPLYRELGRVTLSLARDIPAQQAQALAALLDDG, from the coding sequence TTGAACGCTTTGATAACAATCGGCTTCATTGGCGTTGGGCGGGCTGGCGGGGCGCTGGCGGCAGCGTTCCATAGCGCTGGATATCGTGTCGTTGCGCTCCACAGTCGCAGCATTGAGCGCGCAACTGAACTGGCGCACCAGATCGGCGCAGCAGTGGTTGAGACTCCAGTCGCTGTCGCTCACGCAGCCGATCTGGTGTTTCTCACCGTGTCCGATGCTGCGGTGACACCTGTGTGTCGCATGATTGCCGCAACCGGTGGATGGCGCGCCGGGCAGGGCGTCGTTCACTGTAGCGGCGCATTCGGGCGCGAAGCACTGGTTGATGCGGCTGCAAGCGGCGCATGGATCGGCGGGTTTCACCCGTTGCAAACGCTTGCCGGGGCAAAAACGGCAACGCGTCTGCGCGGCGCATATATCGCTATCGATGCCGATCCGCCGCTTGCCACGATCCTGCATGCGCTGGCGCACGCAATTGGCGCAATCCCGTTCGATCTCGATGCGCGTCATCGCGCGCTCTACCACGCTGCTGCCGTCATGGTCGCCAACTATACCGTTGCGCTCTACGCCTGTGGAACAGCCTTGCTCGAAAACATCGGATTGCCGGAAGAAGTGCGTGCGCACGCACTGCTGCCATTGCTGCGCGGCGCTGTCGAAAGTCTGGAAAACGCGCCGCCGGATGTGGCGCTGACCGGACCAATCGTGCGTGGTGATGATGGCACGATTGCGCGTCATATCGCCGCCCTTGCGACGCATATGCCGTCGTTGCTGCCCCTCTACCGCGAGTTGGGTCGTGTCACACTCTCGCTGGCTCGTGATATTCCCGCACAGCAGGCGCAGGCGCTGGCAGCGCTGCTCGATGACGGTTGA
- the pdxT gene encoding pyridoxal 5'-phosphate synthase glutaminase subunit PdxT codes for MTVGILALQGDFREHEEMLRRIGAPTLQVRLPKHLQHVERLIIPGGESTTIGKLLAMYGLIDPLRARIRDGMPVWGTCAGAILLAQRIADGRADQPSLRLMDVTARRNAFGSQLESFEVDLPVLGLGDEPLRMVFIRAPVLEDLGRDVTPLAHLDDGRVVAARQGTMLATCFHPELTPDERMHRYFLAM; via the coding sequence ATGACGGTAGGAATTCTGGCGCTTCAAGGGGATTTTCGTGAGCACGAAGAGATGCTGCGGCGCATCGGCGCGCCAACCCTCCAGGTACGGTTGCCAAAACATCTTCAGCATGTCGAACGCCTGATCATTCCCGGCGGCGAAAGTACGACGATTGGAAAGTTGCTGGCGATGTACGGTCTGATCGATCCGCTGCGCGCCCGTATCCGCGATGGAATGCCGGTATGGGGCACATGCGCCGGCGCGATACTGCTGGCGCAGCGGATTGCCGATGGGCGCGCCGATCAACCGTCGCTGCGTCTGATGGACGTCACTGCCCGGCGAAATGCATTTGGCAGTCAACTTGAGAGTTTCGAGGTTGATCTGCCGGTTCTGGGGTTGGGAGATGAACCGCTGCGCATGGTCTTTATTCGGGCGCCGGTGCTCGAAGACCTGGGACGCGATGTGACACCGCTGGCGCACCTCGATGATGGGCGTGTTGTCGCTGCCCGGCAGGGGACCATGCTGGCAACCTGTTTTCATCCGGAATTGACGCCGGATGAGCGCATGCATCGGTATTTTCTCGCTATGTGA
- a CDS encoding R3H domain-containing nucleic acid-binding protein, translated as MAVQQDITSNIELLLATLPAPIRQAIETGPDDREDLLEVIMDLGRLPEARYRNHERFLSDREVTQEDIDYVIGRIGAFGEDNRAGIPRTLHRISAIRNRTGRVIGLTCRVGRAVFGTITILRDLIESGKSVLLLGRPGVGKTTMLRETARVLAEDLRKRVVIVDTSNEIAGDGDIPHPGIGRARRMQVPRPSEQHAVMIEAVENHMPEVIVIDEIGTELEALAARTIAERGVQLIGTAHGQTLENLLSNPTLSDLIGGIQAVTLGDEEARRRGTQKTVLERKAPPTFDILVEIQNWDQVTVYPDVASAVDSLLRSEPPQAEVRRRTADGEIEVFPAFTGEHAVPSIPGIRRGGGRERGERSPRVSSAPAASSVGMTPQRIYPFGVSRDRLERAIASLHVPATIVRDMGEATMVMTLKNYYRQGSQRVRQAEERGVPVYVLRNNTLAQMERQLADVFNISLSDNGLQRRADRDDDATMTEALLEVETAITQVLNGERSSVELQPQSSYVRRLQHQMAERYNLQSESRGREPNRRVKIFR; from the coding sequence ATGGCAGTGCAACAGGATATTACCAGCAATATCGAATTACTTCTGGCAACGCTTCCGGCGCCTATTCGTCAGGCGATTGAAACGGGTCCCGATGACCGGGAGGACCTGCTGGAAGTGATCATGGATCTTGGTCGACTCCCCGAAGCGCGCTATCGGAATCACGAACGTTTTCTCAGTGATCGCGAAGTCACGCAGGAAGATATCGACTATGTCATTGGTCGAATCGGCGCCTTCGGCGAAGATAACCGTGCGGGCATCCCGCGCACGCTGCACCGGATCTCGGCGATCCGCAATCGTACCGGTCGCGTGATCGGGTTGACCTGTCGTGTCGGGCGCGCCGTCTTCGGTACGATCACGATCCTGCGCGATCTGATCGAGTCGGGGAAGAGCGTGCTGCTGCTGGGACGTCCCGGCGTCGGCAAGACGACGATGCTGCGCGAAACGGCGCGGGTGCTGGCGGAAGATCTGCGGAAGCGCGTTGTGATTGTAGATACGTCGAACGAAATTGCCGGTGACGGCGATATTCCCCACCCCGGCATCGGGCGGGCGCGCCGCATGCAGGTGCCGCGACCGTCGGAACAGCACGCGGTGATGATCGAAGCCGTCGAAAATCATATGCCGGAAGTGATCGTGATCGATGAGATCGGGACGGAACTCGAGGCGCTGGCTGCGCGTACCATCGCCGAACGCGGCGTTCAGTTGATCGGCACGGCGCACGGGCAGACGCTCGAGAACCTGTTGTCGAACCCGACATTGTCCGATCTGATCGGCGGCATTCAGGCGGTGACGCTTGGCGATGAAGAGGCGCGCCGGCGGGGAACACAGAAGACGGTGCTTGAACGAAAGGCGCCGCCAACTTTCGACATTCTGGTCGAAATTCAGAACTGGGATCAGGTGACAGTCTATCCCGACGTTGCCAGCGCGGTGGATAGTCTGCTGCGCTCCGAGCCGCCGCAGGCGGAGGTGCGCCGACGCACTGCTGACGGTGAGATCGAAGTCTTTCCGGCTTTTACCGGTGAGCATGCTGTTCCGTCGATCCCGGGCATTCGTCGTGGCGGCGGGCGTGAACGTGGGGAGCGAAGCCCGCGTGTATCGTCGGCGCCTGCCGCTTCCAGCGTCGGAATGACACCGCAACGTATCTACCCGTTCGGTGTCAGCCGTGATCGTCTGGAGCGGGCGATTGCCAGCCTGCACGTTCCGGCGACCATCGTGCGCGACATGGGTGAGGCGACGATGGTGATGACCCTGAAGAATTATTATCGTCAGGGATCGCAGCGTGTGCGTCAGGCGGAAGAGCGTGGCGTGCCGGTTTATGTGTTGCGGAACAATACCCTGGCGCAGATGGAGCGTCAACTCGCCGATGTGTTCAATATCAGTCTGAGCGACAATGGATTGCAACGCCGGGCGGATCGTGATGATGATGCTACCATGACCGAGGCGCTGCTGGAGGTCGAAACAGCGATTACGCAGGTTCTGAACGGCGAACGTTCGTCGGTTGAACTGCAACCGCAGAGCAGTTATGTGCGCCGGTTGCAGCATCAGATGGCGGAGCGCTACAACTTGCAATCGGAGAGTCGCGGACGCGAACCGAACCGACGGGTCAAAATCTTTCGTTAG
- a CDS encoding P1 family peptidase: MNPSITDVPGVLAGHAQDNEALTGCTVILTPEGAVGAVDVRGGAPGTRETDLLAPVATVATVHAVALCGGSAFGLAAATGVVQWLAERGIGFPTGVRNVPIVPAAVIFDLAIGRADRFADAAMGYAACNAAGATVEEGCVGVGIGATVGKIRGMQYAMKSGIGSWSERLTDGITVGALAVCNAFGDVYDERGSRLLAGVRADDGSLADTMALLRAMVGVPPSEGQNTTLAVVATDARLTKAEATKMAQMAQDALARTIRPVHTPFDGDTVFVLATGRRASPGLLPLGAVAVDVLARAIERSVTQAWSLGGVVGLKGGG, translated from the coding sequence ATGAATCCTTCAATTACCGATGTTCCAGGCGTCCTGGCGGGTCACGCGCAGGACAATGAAGCGTTGACCGGTTGTACGGTCATTCTGACCCCCGAAGGTGCGGTTGGTGCAGTCGATGTTCGGGGCGGCGCTCCGGGGACGCGCGAGACTGATCTCCTGGCGCCGGTCGCCACCGTTGCGACGGTGCATGCCGTGGCGCTCTGCGGCGGCAGTGCGTTCGGTCTCGCAGCCGCGACAGGAGTGGTTCAGTGGCTTGCAGAACGGGGCATTGGCTTTCCAACCGGGGTGCGCAATGTGCCAATCGTGCCAGCGGCGGTGATTTTCGATCTTGCAATTGGCAGGGCTGATCGGTTTGCCGATGCTGCGATGGGGTATGCGGCATGCAACGCCGCTGGCGCAACCGTCGAGGAAGGGTGTGTCGGCGTGGGGATCGGCGCGACGGTGGGGAAAATCCGGGGGATGCAGTACGCTATGAAGTCCGGCATCGGTTCATGGAGCGAACGCCTGACGGATGGCATCACGGTTGGCGCCCTGGCTGTCTGCAATGCGTTCGGTGATGTGTATGACGAGCGCGGTAGTCGCCTGCTGGCAGGTGTGCGCGCCGATGATGGATCACTTGCCGATACCATGGCGTTGCTGCGCGCAATGGTGGGCGTGCCGCCGTCAGAGGGGCAGAACACGACCCTGGCAGTGGTGGCGACCGATGCGCGTCTGACGAAGGCGGAAGCGACGAAAATGGCGCAGATGGCGCAGGACGCGCTGGCGCGAACGATCCGCCCGGTGCATACCCCGTTCGATGGCGACACGGTCTTTGTACTGGCGACGGGACGACGTGCATCGCCGGGTTTGCTGCCGCTCGGCGCGGTTGCTGTTGATGTTCTGGCGCGCGCGATCGAGCGGAGTGTGACGCAGGCGTGGTCGCTGGGTGGCGTGGTGGGGTTGAAGGGTGGAGGTTGA
- the pdxS gene encoding pyridoxal 5'-phosphate synthase lyase subunit PdxS: MDKSTWTTKVGLAQMLKGGVIMDVVTPEQARIAEEAGAVAVMALERVPADIRAQGGVARMSDPELILAIKEAVTIPVMAKARIGHFVEAQILEALGIDYIDESEVLTPADEEHHINKHKFRVPFVCGCRNLGEALRRVAEGAAMLRTKGEAGTGNVVEAVRHARAVYSEIRRLQSMDEDELFTYAKNIQAPYELVRQVAETGRLPVVNFAAGGIATPADAALLMQLGVDGVFVGSGIFKSGDPARRARAIVAATTHYNEPEIIAEVSRGLGEAMVGIEISKIPHDQLMAERGW, encoded by the coding sequence ATGGATAAGTCGACCTGGACGACAAAGGTCGGCCTGGCGCAGATGCTGAAAGGCGGCGTCATCATGGATGTCGTCACGCCAGAGCAGGCGCGGATTGCAGAGGAGGCTGGCGCTGTTGCGGTGATGGCGCTCGAGCGCGTTCCTGCCGACATTCGCGCGCAGGGGGGCGTGGCGCGCATGAGCGACCCGGAACTGATCCTGGCGATCAAGGAGGCGGTCACCATCCCGGTGATGGCAAAGGCGCGCATCGGTCATTTTGTCGAGGCGCAGATCCTGGAGGCGCTGGGGATCGATTATATTGACGAGAGTGAAGTTCTGACGCCAGCGGACGAAGAGCATCACATCAACAAGCATAAGTTCCGCGTTCCGTTCGTGTGCGGGTGCCGCAACCTGGGCGAAGCGCTGCGCCGGGTGGCGGAGGGTGCGGCGATGCTGCGCACCAAAGGCGAAGCCGGCACCGGCAACGTTGTCGAGGCAGTGCGCCACGCGCGCGCGGTCTACAGCGAAATTCGCCGCCTGCAATCGATGGACGAAGATGAACTCTTTACCTACGCCAAAAACATTCAGGCGCCCTACGAACTGGTGCGCCAGGTGGCGGAAACAGGGCGCCTGCCGGTCGTCAACTTTGCGGCTGGCGGGATTGCCACGCCTGCGGACGCGGCGCTCCTGATGCAGTTGGGTGTGGATGGCGTGTTCGTCGGGTCGGGGATCTTCAAATCGGGCGATCCGGCGCGGCGGGCGCGCGCGATTGTCGCGGCGACAACCCACTATAACGAACCGGAGATCATTGCAGAAGTCAGCCGTGGGCTGGGTGAAGCGATGGTCGGCATCGAGATCAGCAAAATTCCACATGATCAGTTGATGGCGGAGCGAGGCTGGTAA